One part of the Methanofastidiosum sp. genome encodes these proteins:
- a CDS encoding TIGR00288 family NYN domain-containing protein — MGSISRKKRKADRMIGLLIDGPNILRKEFDINLEDIKKILEDMGDIRIGKVLLNQFAPHGLIEAIANQGFDAIVVTGDIDVRMGVEAMEIIYNENINTIAIATRDADFVPILAKAKEHGKETIVIGAEPGFSIALQNTSDFVIKMGKIPPEVVEEEAEELRIEGEELEDSY, encoded by the coding sequence ATGGGCTCAATATCAAGGAAGAAAAGAAAGGCTGACAGAATGATAGGCCTTCTAATTGACGGGCCCAATATCTTGAGGAAAGAATTTGACATTAATCTAGAGGATATAAAAAAGATTCTAGAGGACATGGGGGACATAAGAATCGGAAAAGTTTTATTGAATCAGTTTGCACCTCATGGCCTTATTGAGGCTATTGCAAACCAGGGCTTTGATGCTATTGTTGTCACAGGGGATATTGATGTCAGGATGGGTGTTGAAGCCATGGAGATAATTTACAATGAGAATATCAACACCATTGCAATCGCTACAAGAGATGCAGATTTTGTACCTATACTTGCAAAGGCAAAGGAGCATGGGAAGGAAACAATAGTCATTGGGGCTGAACCTGGATTTTCTATAGCCCTCCAAAACACTTCAGACTTTGTCATCAAGATGGGAAAGATCCCACCAGAAGTAGTTGAAGAGGAAGCTGAGGAGCTAAGGATTGAGGGCGAAGAACTAGAAGATTCCTATTAA